In Phenylobacterium zucineum HLK1, one DNA window encodes the following:
- a CDS encoding DUF1611 domain-containing protein, translated as MSLAAARLERPEIRLPQPYLLFVGDVTEPGYAKTAFGLRDWAADRCVGELACSDDAVTTGLPRMSPSEAQARGARAMVIGVANPGGVIKPGWIPSLVAALEAGLDLIAGMHGRLEDVREIKAVADRLGRRLIDVRRPPPGIPIATGRRRSGKRLLTVGTDCALGKKYTALAIARAFRERGLDADFRATGQTGIMIAGGGIPMDAVVSDFEAGAAELLSPDAAPGHWDVIEGQGSLFHPAYAAVSLGLLHGSQPDVIVLCHEPGRERLLGYPDFPTPGLSEAIELNLSLGRMTNPEIRCAGVSFNTAAMSGAEADEVMARASRALGLPVADPMRGGPAFERLVEACLA; from the coding sequence ATGAGCCTCGCCGCCGCGCGCCTGGAGCGTCCCGAGATCCGCCTCCCGCAGCCGTACCTCCTGTTCGTGGGGGACGTGACCGAACCCGGCTACGCCAAGACCGCCTTCGGCCTGCGGGACTGGGCGGCCGACCGCTGCGTGGGCGAACTCGCCTGCTCGGACGACGCGGTCACCACCGGCCTGCCGCGGATGTCCCCCAGCGAGGCCCAGGCCCGCGGCGCCCGGGCCATGGTTATCGGCGTCGCCAACCCCGGCGGGGTGATCAAGCCGGGCTGGATCCCGAGCCTGGTGGCCGCCCTGGAGGCGGGCCTCGACCTTATCGCCGGCATGCACGGCCGGCTCGAGGACGTTCGCGAGATCAAGGCGGTCGCCGACCGGCTGGGCCGGCGCCTGATCGACGTGCGCCGGCCGCCGCCGGGCATCCCCATCGCCACCGGCCGCCGGCGGAGCGGCAAGCGTCTCCTGACCGTCGGCACCGACTGCGCCCTGGGCAAGAAGTACACCGCCCTGGCCATCGCCCGCGCCTTCCGGGAGCGGGGACTCGACGCGGACTTCCGCGCCACCGGCCAGACGGGGATCATGATCGCCGGCGGCGGCATCCCCATGGACGCGGTGGTCTCGGACTTCGAGGCCGGCGCCGCCGAACTGCTCAGCCCAGACGCCGCGCCCGGCCACTGGGATGTGATCGAGGGCCAGGGCTCGCTGTTCCATCCTGCGTACGCGGCGGTGTCGCTGGGCCTGCTGCACGGCAGCCAGCCCGACGTGATCGTGCTGTGCCACGAGCCGGGGCGTGAACGCCTGCTGGGCTATCCGGACTTCCCGACGCCCGGACTGTCGGAAGCGATCGAGCTGAACCTCTCGCTCGGGCGCATGACGAATCCGGAGATCCGCTGCGCCGGCGTCAGCTTCAACACCGCCGCCATGAGCGGGGCCGAGGCCGACGAGGTGATGGCGCGGGCCTCCCGCGCCCTGGGCCTGCCGGTCGCGGACCCGATGCGCGGCGGGCCGGCGTTCGAGCGGCTGGTGGAGGCCTGTCTGGCGTGA
- a CDS encoding TonB-dependent receptor, with amino-acid sequence MTWGIYGRRAALAASAAIAALASVEAARADEAPTDVEAVVVTAQKREQALVEVPQSISVVSGSTLERQQAVTFSDYVKLVPGLQVVQSTPGNARLIIRGINTGGIASTVGVYMDETPFGSSSGLVNGAVLAGDFDTFDVARVEVLRGPQGTFYGASSLGGVLKFVTNEPEFDRHVVRARANLETVKGGGESYGAAGVVNIPLGETLAFRATGTYRESAGFIDSIGTGGSDIAKDIDDSRSYGGRASLLFRPSDRLSLRLTALAQNIEADSASTVEADPTTLEPLYGRLSLSQFVPTFSDLRYRVYNATGEADLGFATLTSSTSYSTQKQKLRDDYTFNLSGLIEAVFGVPNEFLLNQNTNNEKFTQEVRLSSKEGGRLEWLAGLYYNNEDGLIRQRLVAVQPGTLTEIGGLPVLGTTLLPSKYEEIAGFANATLHLTDRFHLDLGGRYSRNEQSAEQTSDGALAGGPQSFSQDSSEEVFTYSIAPRFELTETASVYARVAKGFRPGGPNVVPPSAPPEVPRSYDSDSALSYEVGFKAETADRRGSIDVALFHIDWKDIQLLAAVNGFGVNINGGKAKSEGVEFNAAYQPKDGLFLSLNGAYTNAKLKDDAGPLVGGMAGDRLPFSPKLTLSFNADYRWQVSDTMEAFVGGSVRHVSSQSAAFDADFRAANGRQREAEDYQVVDLRAGVDLGRFVIEAYAKNLGDSYGVVSTSAVTANGFDIYPNGAIAAGVIRPRSIGVAVTAEF; translated from the coding sequence ATGACTTGGGGAATCTACGGGCGGCGCGCGGCCCTGGCCGCGTCGGCCGCGATCGCGGCCCTGGCGAGCGTCGAGGCGGCGCGGGCCGACGAGGCGCCCACCGACGTCGAGGCCGTCGTGGTCACGGCGCAGAAGCGCGAGCAGGCCCTCGTTGAGGTGCCGCAGTCCATCTCGGTCGTGTCGGGCTCGACGCTCGAGCGCCAGCAGGCCGTCACGTTCTCGGACTACGTAAAGCTCGTGCCGGGTCTGCAGGTGGTCCAGAGCACCCCCGGCAACGCCCGCCTGATCATCCGCGGGATCAACACCGGCGGCATCGCGTCCACGGTCGGCGTCTACATGGACGAGACGCCCTTCGGCTCGAGCAGCGGCCTGGTCAACGGCGCGGTCCTGGCCGGCGACTTCGACACCTTCGACGTCGCCCGCGTCGAGGTGCTGCGCGGCCCGCAGGGCACCTTCTACGGCGCGAGCTCCCTGGGCGGGGTCCTGAAGTTCGTCACCAACGAGCCGGAGTTCGACCGCCATGTGGTCCGGGCGCGGGCCAACCTGGAGACGGTAAAGGGCGGCGGCGAGTCCTACGGCGCGGCCGGCGTCGTGAACATCCCGCTGGGCGAAACCCTGGCGTTCCGCGCCACCGGCACGTACCGCGAGAGCGCAGGCTTCATCGACTCCATCGGCACGGGCGGTTCCGACATCGCCAAGGACATCGACGATTCCCGCAGCTACGGCGGCCGGGCCTCGCTGCTGTTCCGTCCGAGCGACCGGCTTTCCCTGCGGCTGACCGCGCTCGCGCAGAACATCGAGGCCGATTCGGCAAGCACGGTGGAGGCCGATCCGACCACCCTGGAGCCGCTCTACGGCCGGCTGTCGCTTTCGCAGTTCGTGCCCACGTTCTCGGACCTGCGCTATCGGGTCTACAACGCCACCGGCGAGGCGGACCTGGGCTTCGCCACCCTCACCAGCTCGACCAGCTACAGCACCCAGAAGCAGAAGCTGCGCGACGACTACACGTTCAACCTGAGCGGCCTGATCGAGGCGGTGTTCGGCGTGCCGAACGAATTCCTGCTGAACCAGAACACCAACAACGAGAAGTTCACCCAGGAGGTGCGGCTGTCCTCGAAGGAGGGCGGACGGCTCGAGTGGCTGGCGGGCCTCTACTACAACAACGAGGACGGGCTGATCCGCCAGCGCCTCGTCGCGGTGCAGCCCGGGACCCTCACCGAGATCGGCGGTCTGCCGGTGCTGGGCACGACCCTGCTGCCGTCGAAGTACGAGGAGATCGCCGGCTTCGCCAACGCGACGCTCCACCTGACCGACCGCTTCCACCTCGATCTCGGCGGCCGCTACAGCCGCAACGAGCAGAGCGCCGAGCAGACCTCGGACGGGGCCCTGGCGGGCGGGCCGCAGAGCTTCTCGCAGGACTCCTCGGAGGAGGTGTTCACCTATTCCATCGCCCCGCGGTTCGAGCTGACCGAAACCGCCTCGGTCTACGCCCGCGTGGCCAAGGGCTTCCGGCCCGGCGGCCCCAACGTCGTCCCGCCCAGCGCGCCGCCCGAGGTGCCGAGGTCCTACGACTCCGACTCCGCCCTCAGCTACGAGGTCGGCTTCAAGGCCGAGACCGCCGACCGGCGGGGCAGCATCGACGTGGCCCTGTTCCACATCGACTGGAAGGACATCCAGCTGCTGGCGGCGGTGAACGGCTTCGGGGTCAACATCAATGGCGGAAAGGCCAAGAGCGAGGGGGTGGAGTTCAACGCCGCCTACCAGCCGAAGGACGGCCTCTTCCTGTCGCTGAACGGCGCCTACACCAACGCCAAGCTCAAGGACGACGCCGGCCCGCTGGTCGGCGGGATGGCCGGCGACCGCCTGCCGTTCAGCCCCAAGCTCACGCTCAGCTTCAACGCCGACTACCGCTGGCAGGTGAGCGACACCATGGAAGCCTTCGTCGGCGGCTCGGTGCGGCACGTCTCCTCGCAGTCGGCGGCTTTCGACGCCGACTTCCGGGCCGCCAATGGACGCCAGCGCGAGGCCGAGGACTACCAGGTGGTCGACCTTCGGGCCGGCGTGGACCTGGGGCGCTTCGTCATCGAGGCCTACGCCAAGAACCTGGGCGACTCCTACGGAGTGGTGTCGACCAGTGCGGTGACGGCCAACGGCTTCGACATCTATCCCAACGGCGCCATCGCCGCGGGCGTGATCCGTCCGCGGTCGATCGGGGTAGCGGTGACCGCCGAGTTCTAG
- a CDS encoding peptide MFS transporter: MTSSGAPPARAWFGQPPGLTILFLTEMWEKFSFYGMRALLVYYMTKQLLMPQAQASMVYGLYTAFVYFTPILGGVIADRWLGRRKAVILGGSIMALGHFLMAFEPAFYPALACIALGNGFFLPSLPSQIGGLYAPDDPRRVRAYNVYYVGVNLGGFLAPLVCGTLGELYGWHYGFAAAGIGMVAGLTIYILGGRHLPAEEPRPACRGDGPRRRGDLRLFLLLLGVGLAVVVFRGAYEQTGNTLALWADQGVDRGVGEGFVIPMTWFQSLNPLLVFVLTPLFLAHWARLERWGREPSPLVKMSIGSGGVAAAFLMLAVVAGTSGPSASWLWLAAFFVVLTAGELYILPVGLGLFARLAPAGMAATAVAGWFLAAFAGNLLAGALGAFWSRLDPAVFFAGMGGVAAIAAAVLLALAPWARGAEDAGAPPADEDLKSGLERTFRR, from the coding sequence GTGACGAGTTCGGGCGCGCCGCCGGCCAGGGCGTGGTTCGGCCAGCCGCCGGGCCTGACGATCCTCTTCCTCACCGAGATGTGGGAGAAGTTCTCGTTCTACGGAATGCGGGCGCTGCTGGTCTACTACATGACCAAGCAGCTGCTGATGCCCCAGGCCCAGGCCTCGATGGTCTACGGGCTCTACACGGCGTTCGTCTACTTCACGCCCATCCTGGGCGGGGTGATCGCCGACCGGTGGCTCGGCCGGCGCAAGGCCGTGATCCTCGGCGGCTCGATCATGGCGCTCGGCCACTTCCTGATGGCCTTCGAACCGGCGTTCTATCCGGCGCTCGCCTGCATCGCCCTCGGCAACGGCTTCTTCCTGCCCAGCCTGCCCAGCCAGATCGGCGGGCTCTACGCGCCCGACGATCCGCGGCGGGTGCGGGCCTACAATGTCTACTACGTGGGCGTGAACCTGGGCGGGTTCCTGGCCCCGCTGGTCTGCGGCACGCTGGGCGAGCTCTACGGCTGGCACTACGGCTTCGCCGCGGCCGGGATCGGCATGGTCGCGGGGCTGACGATCTACATCCTCGGCGGACGCCACCTGCCTGCCGAGGAGCCGCGACCCGCGTGCAGGGGCGATGGTCCGCGGCGGCGCGGCGACCTGCGGCTGTTCCTGCTGCTGCTCGGCGTTGGGCTGGCGGTCGTGGTCTTCCGCGGCGCCTACGAGCAGACCGGCAACACCCTGGCGCTCTGGGCCGACCAGGGCGTCGACCGCGGGGTGGGGGAGGGCTTCGTCATCCCCATGACCTGGTTCCAGTCGCTGAACCCGCTGCTGGTGTTCGTCCTCACGCCGCTGTTCCTCGCGCACTGGGCCAGGCTGGAGCGCTGGGGCCGCGAGCCGTCGCCGCTGGTGAAGATGTCCATCGGCTCGGGGGGCGTGGCGGCGGCGTTCCTGATGCTGGCCGTCGTGGCGGGGACCTCGGGGCCGAGCGCGAGCTGGCTGTGGCTCGCGGCCTTCTTCGTCGTCCTCACCGCGGGCGAGCTCTACATCCTGCCGGTCGGCCTCGGCCTCTTCGCCCGCCTGGCGCCGGCGGGGATGGCGGCGACGGCGGTGGCGGGCTGGTTCCTCGCCGCCTTCGCCGGGAACCTGCTGGCGGGCGCCCTCGGCGCGTTCTGGAGCCGGCTGGATCCGGCGGTCTTCTTCGCCGGCATGGGCGGCGTGGCTGCGATCGCCGCCGCGGTGCTGCTGGCGCTGGCCCCCTGGGCCCGGGGCGCGGAGGACGCCGGTGCGCCGCCCGCGGACGAGGATCTCAAGTCTGGACTGGAGCGCACGTTCCGTCGCTGA
- a CDS encoding dipeptide epimerase, whose translation MTALRQRLALSVAEEPVALAEPFRITGYVFTEMPVVVVRLRQGAAEGQGEASGVYYLGDDVPAMLAAIEAARPRIEAGIDREALRRAMPPGGGRNAVDAALWDLEAKLTGRPAWALAGLDPPKPLVTTFTVGAADPDVMARKAVAYAQARALKLKLTGEAELDAERVRAVRAARPDVWLAVDANQGFVPDTLERLMPALVDTRVQLLEQPFARGRESDMEGLGSPIPVAADESVLSFADLEEMVGRFDVVNIKLDKCGGLTEGLAMARQARRLGLGVMVGNMVGTSLAMGPAYLLGQLCEVVDLDGPIFITRDRLPSVSYADGLIAYPEHGWGSAP comes from the coding sequence ATGACCGCCCTGCGCCAGCGCCTTGCCCTCAGCGTGGCCGAGGAGCCCGTCGCCCTCGCCGAGCCGTTCAGGATCACCGGCTACGTCTTCACCGAGATGCCGGTCGTCGTCGTGCGCCTGCGGCAGGGCGCGGCGGAAGGGCAGGGGGAGGCCTCCGGCGTCTACTACCTGGGGGACGACGTGCCCGCGATGCTCGCCGCCATCGAGGCGGCGCGGCCGCGGATCGAGGCCGGGATCGACCGCGAGGCGCTGCGCCGGGCGATGCCGCCGGGCGGCGGACGCAATGCGGTGGACGCCGCCCTCTGGGACCTCGAGGCCAAGCTCACCGGCCGCCCCGCCTGGGCGCTCGCGGGCCTGGATCCGCCGAAGCCCCTGGTCACCACCTTCACCGTTGGCGCCGCTGACCCGGATGTCATGGCGCGCAAGGCCGTCGCCTACGCCCAGGCCCGGGCGCTGAAGCTGAAACTCACCGGCGAGGCCGAGCTCGACGCCGAGCGGGTGCGGGCGGTGCGCGCCGCCCGGCCCGACGTCTGGCTGGCCGTGGACGCCAACCAGGGCTTCGTCCCCGACACGCTGGAGCGGCTGATGCCGGCGCTGGTCGACACCCGCGTCCAGCTCCTGGAGCAGCCGTTCGCCCGGGGCCGTGAGAGCGACATGGAGGGGCTGGGCAGCCCCATCCCCGTGGCGGCCGACGAAAGCGTGCTGAGCTTCGCCGACCTCGAGGAGATGGTCGGCCGCTTCGACGTCGTGAACATCAAGCTCGACAAATGCGGCGGGCTCACCGAGGGGCTGGCCATGGCGCGGCAGGCCAGGCGTCTCGGCCTCGGGGTGATGGTCGGCAACATGGTGGGCACCAGCCTGGCCATGGGCCCGGCCTACCTGCTCGGCCAGCTCTGCGAGGTGGTGGACCTCGACGGGCCGATCTTCATCACCCGCGACCGCCTGCCGTCGGTCAGCTACGCGGACGGCCTGATCGCCTATCCGGAGCACGGGTGGGGGAGCGCTCCGTGA
- a CDS encoding serine hydrolase domain-containing protein — MRLLAKAAAAAAIWMCSAAVAFAGASPTIVPPVKRAPTPAAAASPPLPGPEQARPLVAADLEAWLDGFMPYALESGDVAGAVVVVVKDGQILLQKGYGYADVEKRTPVDPARTLFRPGSTSKLFTWTAVMQQVERGKIDLDADINTYLDFKMPPGPAGRPITMRDVMTHTAGFEEAVKGLIGDDPAKLQTLEQTVKAWTPTRIYPAGSTQAYSNYATALAGYVVQRVSGLDFDTYVERNLFGPLGMTYATFRQPLPAALTPYMAKGYERASSGEAKPFELIPAAPAGAMSASGEAMAAFMIAHLQEGAYGDVRILAPETARTMHSTTRDMKLPLNRMALGFYEQNINGRRVISHGGDTQWFHTELHLFPDDGVGLYVSVNSLGKDGAAGPIRSALFREFSNRYLPGPGHDGQVDASTAAEHARMIAGSYINSRRVETSLISLSNLMGVVKIIPNKDGTISVSLIRDASGAPKKWREIQPFVWVEVGGESRLAALVEDGKVVRWSVDDYSPFMVFMPEPPLKASTWLVPAVAASLAALLLTVVLWPVAAIVRWRMGAAFPLQGQAARAYRFVRIAAAASAATIIAWGGTVVAMFGDLALLNGALDPLLWGLHILGSILVLGAVLVAAWNLWVVWRGQRSWFAKLWSAVLLVSTVVLAWLAIAFHLVGLGVNY, encoded by the coding sequence ATGCGCCTTCTCGCCAAAGCCGCGGCCGCCGCCGCGATCTGGATGTGCTCCGCCGCGGTCGCCTTCGCCGGCGCCAGCCCGACCATCGTGCCGCCGGTCAAGCGGGCGCCGACCCCCGCCGCCGCCGCATCCCCGCCGCTGCCCGGGCCCGAGCAGGCCCGGCCGCTCGTCGCCGCGGACCTCGAGGCCTGGCTCGACGGCTTCATGCCCTACGCCCTGGAGAGCGGCGACGTGGCCGGCGCGGTGGTGGTCGTCGTCAAGGACGGCCAGATCCTGCTGCAGAAGGGCTACGGCTACGCCGACGTCGAGAAGCGGACGCCGGTCGATCCGGCCCGCACGCTGTTCCGCCCCGGCTCGACCTCCAAGCTCTTCACCTGGACCGCGGTGATGCAGCAGGTGGAGCGCGGCAAGATCGACCTCGACGCCGACATCAACACCTACCTCGACTTCAAGATGCCGCCGGGCCCCGCCGGCAGGCCGATCACCATGCGGGACGTGATGACCCACACCGCCGGCTTCGAGGAGGCGGTGAAGGGCCTGATCGGCGATGACCCCGCCAAGCTCCAGACACTCGAACAGACGGTGAAGGCCTGGACGCCGACCCGCATCTATCCGGCCGGCTCGACGCAGGCCTACTCGAACTACGCCACGGCGCTCGCCGGCTACGTCGTCCAGCGCGTCTCGGGCCTGGACTTCGACACCTACGTTGAGCGCAACCTGTTCGGCCCGCTCGGCATGACCTACGCCACCTTCCGCCAGCCTCTGCCGGCCGCGCTTACGCCCTACATGGCCAAGGGCTACGAGCGCGCCTCCAGCGGCGAGGCCAAACCGTTCGAGCTGATCCCGGCCGCGCCGGCGGGCGCCATGTCGGCCTCGGGCGAGGCCATGGCCGCGTTCATGATCGCCCACCTGCAGGAGGGCGCCTACGGCGACGTGCGCATCCTCGCCCCCGAGACGGCGCGGACGATGCACAGCACCACCCGCGACATGAAGCTGCCGCTGAACCGGATGGCCCTGGGCTTCTACGAACAGAACATCAACGGCCGGCGGGTGATCTCGCACGGCGGCGACACCCAGTGGTTCCACACCGAGCTGCACCTGTTCCCGGACGACGGGGTGGGCCTCTACGTCTCGGTGAACAGCCTGGGCAAGGACGGCGCCGCCGGCCCCATCCGCTCGGCGCTCTTCCGCGAGTTCAGCAACCGCTACCTGCCGGGCCCCGGCCACGACGGGCAGGTCGATGCGAGCACCGCCGCCGAGCACGCCCGGATGATCGCCGGCTCGTACATCAACTCCCGCCGGGTCGAGACCAGCCTGATCAGCCTGTCGAACCTGATGGGCGTGGTGAAGATCATCCCGAACAAGGACGGCACCATCTCGGTCTCGCTGATCCGCGACGCGAGCGGGGCGCCGAAGAAGTGGCGCGAGATTCAGCCCTTCGTCTGGGTCGAGGTGGGCGGCGAGAGCCGGCTGGCCGCGCTGGTCGAGGACGGCAAGGTCGTCCGCTGGTCCGTCGACGACTACTCGCCCTTCATGGTCTTCATGCCCGAGCCGCCGCTGAAGGCCTCGACCTGGCTCGTGCCCGCCGTGGCCGCCAGCCTCGCGGCCCTGCTGCTGACCGTGGTCCTCTGGCCCGTGGCCGCGATCGTCCGCTGGCGCATGGGCGCGGCCTTCCCGCTGCAGGGACAGGCGGCGCGCGCCTACCGCTTCGTGCGGATCGCGGCCGCGGCCTCGGCGGCGACGATCATCGCCTGGGGCGGGACCGTGGTGGCCATGTTCGGCGACCTCGCCCTGCTGAACGGCGCCCTCGATCCCTTGCTCTGGGGCCTGCACATCCTGGGCTCGATCCTGGTGCTGGGCGCGGTGCTCGTCGCGGCCTGGAACCTCTGGGTCGTCTGGCGCGGCCAGCGGAGCTGGTTCGCCAAGTTGTGGAGCGCGGTGCTCCTCGTCTCGACCGTGGTCCTCGCGTGGCTGGCGATCGCCTTCCACCTCGTGGGCCTGGGCGTGAACTACTGA
- a CDS encoding helix-turn-helix domain-containing protein, whose product MKPRQQTLGSLLRGLRSRNGWTLKEMSERTGIPLSTLSKVEHDRLTLTYDKLLQLSQRLNLRMSELFSEPEAAPEAPITARRSIGRLDGAIRVNTPNYDYYYMCPDLRRKRMVPTVTRIRAKSVEEFGELVRHPGEEYIYVLQGPVEIHTEFYEPVLLQTGESIYIDSTMGHAYIAPEGTDEAVVLGVCSSADEDLMESLMTLHGDEAPAPAKAAAR is encoded by the coding sequence TTGAAGCCGCGCCAACAAACCCTGGGGAGCCTGCTGCGCGGGCTGCGGTCGCGCAACGGCTGGACCCTGAAGGAGATGAGCGAACGGACGGGCATCCCGCTCTCGACGCTCTCGAAGGTCGAGCACGACCGGCTGACGCTGACCTACGACAAGCTGCTGCAGCTGTCGCAGCGGCTGAACCTGCGGATGAGCGAGCTGTTCAGCGAGCCCGAGGCCGCGCCCGAGGCGCCGATCACCGCCCGCCGCTCGATCGGCCGGCTGGACGGGGCGATCCGGGTCAACACGCCCAACTACGACTACTACTACATGTGCCCGGACCTGCGCCGGAAGCGGATGGTCCCCACCGTCACCCGCATCCGCGCCAAGAGCGTCGAGGAGTTCGGCGAGCTCGTACGCCACCCGGGCGAGGAGTACATCTACGTGCTGCAGGGCCCGGTGGAGATCCACACCGAGTTCTACGAGCCGGTGCTGCTGCAGACCGGCGAGTCCATCTACATCGACAGCACCATGGGCCACGCCTACATCGCCCCCGAGGGCACCGACGAGGCGGTCGTGCTGGGCGTGTGCTCCAGCGCCGACGAGGACCTGATGGAATCGCTGATGACCCTGCACGGGGACGAGGCCCCGGCTCCCGCAAAGGCCGCCGCCCGCTGA